One genomic region from Bactrocera tryoni isolate S06 chromosome 3, CSIRO_BtryS06_freeze2, whole genome shotgun sequence encodes:
- the LOC120772175 gene encoding cuticle protein 1, which produces MFCKLAFISSLIALALAKPQHLPAAQYPAGVNPQDCPGFPICDNARLHNPQAHWGAPAPAWQPQPQWGAPAPSWQQQQQWGAPAPSWQGAPAPSWQGAPAASAGGDKFPAGVNPHTCPNYPFCDVNAGQHGAVAAPPLPGWTERQYPAGVSAHQCPNFPYCN; this is translated from the exons atgttcTGCAAATTG GCATTCATCTCCTCACTCATCGCTTTGGCGTTGGCCAAACCACAACATCTGCCAGCCGCTCAGTACCCAGCTGGCGTGAATCCACAGGACTGTCCCGGTTTCCCGATCTGTGATAACGCACGCCTACACAATCCACAAGCGCACTGGGGTGCACCCGCGCCCGCCTGGCAACCGCAACCACAGTGGGGCGCTCCAGCACCCTcttggcaacaacagcaacagtggGGCGCACCAGCTCCCTCATGGCAAGGCGCACCAGCACCCTCTTGGCAAGGTGCTCCTGCGGCCAGTGCTGGCGGTGATAAATTCCCAGCTGGCGTCAATCCACACACCTGTCCCAACTATCCCTTCTGTGATGTGAATGCCGGTCAACATGGCGCCGTCGCTGCGCCACCACTACCCGGCTGGACCGAACGTCAGTACCCAGCTGGCGTATCCGCGCATCAGTGCCCCAACTTCCCCTACTGCAACTAG